A genomic stretch from Candidatus Bathyarchaeota archaeon includes:
- a CDS encoding right-handed parallel beta-helix repeat-containing protein, with translation MNRKVMSLFFCITLLFLPAIGRFDAKAGSTIIKVPENYPTIQAAINQAQPGDTIQVSSGTYYENLYINKTLTLIGAEKSSTLIVGTGHANSVVQVNFTTVSISGFTITNGTYGIMLETCTKSTIKDNNINGYSDGLWLFHSDNNTITDNLIFNCGYCGLVLCGHSSSNIVEGNTIRDNNQGIRLTGVANLIYHNNFVNNSNQIVIVDSFKNTWNNDFEGNYWSNLLDKDENQDGIRDVPYVMDGNNQDNYPLMGVFTQLQVTKDGQNYSVTIISNSTITNLYFDNSICLDVLELANNNTGFCRITLLRIFLNSDEKIHINGLLPIISNELPTSNSTHVCLYFAYIHPTAMTVIAPEALVLIGIAVIISVVVAVIVARKVRSGRKYIK, from the coding sequence ATGAATAGAAAGGTGATGTCGCTTTTTTTCTGCATAACACTGCTTTTTCTGCCAGCAATAGGTCGATTTGACGCAAAAGCAGGTTCAACGATAATAAAGGTTCCAGAAAATTATCCTACAATACAAGCTGCAATAAATCAAGCACAACCAGGAGATACCATTCAAGTTTCCTCTGGAACCTATTATGAAAATCTCTATATCAACAAAACCTTAACGCTCATAGGAGCCGAAAAGTCCAGCACCTTGATAGTTGGAACTGGACATGCAAACTCGGTTGTCCAAGTAAACTTCACCACAGTAAGCATCAGCGGGTTTACGATAACTAATGGGACATATGGAATAATGCTAGAAACATGCACTAAGAGCACAATAAAGGATAACAATATAAACGGCTATTCAGATGGACTATGGCTGTTCCATTCTGACAACAACACAATTACTGACAATTTGATTTTTAATTGCGGTTACTGTGGGCTCGTTCTTTGCGGTCACTCTAGCAGCAATATAGTCGAAGGTAATACAATAAGAGATAATAATCAAGGAATACGCTTGACAGGCGTGGCAAATCTAATTTATCATAATAACTTCGTAAACAACTCAAACCAGATAGTGATTGTGGATTCTTTCAAAAACACTTGGAACAACGACTTTGAGGGCAACTACTGGAGCAATTTGCTTGACAAAGACGAAAATCAAGATGGAATAAGAGATGTTCCTTACGTCATGGACGGTAACAACCAAGATAATTACCCTCTAATGGGGGTGTTTACTCAACTCCAAGTCACTAAAGATGGACAAAACTATTCCGTTACCATAATCAGTAACTCTACAATAACCAACTTGTACTTTGACAATTCAATATGCCTTGATGTCCTGGAACTGGCGAACAACAATACTGGGTTCTGTAGAATAACTCTCCTGCGTATTTTCTTAAATAGTGACGAAAAGATACACATAAATGGCTTACTACCCATAATCAGCAACGAATTGCCTACTTCGAATTCTACACACGTTTGCCTTTATTTTGCGTACATTCACCCAACTGCCATGACAGTTATAGCACCTGAAGCTCTGGTGCTGATCGGTATTGCAGTAATAATCTCTGTTGTAGTTGCAGTGATTGTGGCGAGAAAAGTCAGATCGGGTAGAAAATACATAAAATGA